In Nocardioides cavernae, a single genomic region encodes these proteins:
- a CDS encoding tetratricopeptide repeat protein gives MDSGGADWRALAHAEQLLDLRRDVEAEQRFRDVLTGDPGSGRALLGLARALNRQDRHAEAEQVVRSALALDPEDAGAHHVLVDVLCDRKDGTGAVTAAESGLRLAPHDFTSHYQYARALLSLRRPRTRDAYEAARRAVEAAPHSPDAHNLVGLCLDALGNHEGAQAAFRNAMALDPQHTLAQNNLAASEMDRGRLGRAAGLLRGAVGSDPQQKQVRDNLDTVLLLLGRRVMWSLFAAAVVLGILLVTGAPWWSRALAGAAYVAVVVVLVRGVVRDLPRGVGSWGRGLFRRAQWQGKYLLALLALLSVAVVVMAFAPYAVAAGAGIVLAGVLRTVGVICVVGWLVMALVNLVRGR, from the coding sequence GTGGACAGCGGAGGGGCGGACTGGCGGGCGCTCGCGCACGCCGAGCAGTTGCTCGACCTGCGCCGCGACGTCGAGGCGGAGCAGCGCTTCCGCGACGTGCTGACCGGTGACCCCGGGTCGGGCCGCGCCCTGCTGGGGCTGGCCCGCGCCCTCAACCGCCAGGACCGCCACGCCGAGGCTGAGCAGGTCGTGCGCAGCGCGCTCGCCCTCGACCCGGAGGACGCCGGCGCCCACCACGTGCTGGTCGACGTGCTGTGCGACCGCAAGGACGGGACGGGCGCCGTCACGGCTGCGGAGTCCGGCCTCCGGCTGGCGCCGCACGACTTCACCTCGCACTACCAGTACGCCCGCGCGCTGCTGAGCCTGCGCCGCCCGCGCACCCGCGACGCCTACGAGGCGGCACGGCGCGCGGTGGAGGCGGCGCCGCACAGCCCCGACGCCCACAACCTCGTCGGTCTCTGCCTCGACGCCCTCGGCAACCACGAGGGCGCGCAGGCGGCGTTCCGCAACGCGATGGCGCTCGACCCGCAGCACACGCTCGCCCAGAACAACCTCGCGGCGTCGGAGATGGACCGCGGGCGGCTCGGCAGGGCGGCCGGGCTGCTCCGCGGCGCGGTCGGCAGCGACCCCCAGCAGAAGCAGGTCCGCGACAACCTCGACACGGTGCTCCTGCTGCTCGGCCGGCGGGTGATGTGGTCGCTGTTCGCCGCGGCCGTGGTGCTCGGCATCCTGCTCGTGACCGGCGCCCCGTGGTGGTCGCGGGCGCTCGCGGGAGCGGCGTACGTCGCCGTGGTGGTCGTCCTCGTGCGGGGCGTGGTCCGCGACCTGCCGCGCGGCGTCGGGAGCTGGGGTCGCGGGCTGTTCCGGCGCGCGCAGTGGCAGGGCAAGTACCTCCTCGCCCTGCTCGCGCTGCTGTCGGTCGCCGTGGTCGTGATGGCGTTCGCGCCGTACGCCGTCGCGGCTGGCGCCGGGATCGTCCTGGCCGGCGTCCTCCGCACGGTCGGCGTCATCTGCGTGGTCGGCTGGTTGGTCATGGCGCTCGTCAACCTCGTGCGCGGCCGCTGA
- the dxr gene encoding 1-deoxy-D-xylulose-5-phosphate reductoisomerase, with protein MTARDIVILGSTGSIGTQALDLVRAHPDRFRVVGLTAGGSNPELFEAQVAEFAPAYSGLGEEASTEAAGRPCDVVLNGITGAVGLRPTLAALDAGTTLALANKESLIIGGPLVKERARPGQIVPVDSEHSAIAQSLRAGSAEEVRRLVLTASGGPFRGRTGEELADVTPEQALAHPNFAMGRVITTNSATLVNKGLEVIEAHLLFDIPFDRIDVVVHPQQLIHSMVEFVDGAVVAQLGLPTMLVPISLGMGWPDRVPDAETPIDWTRAADWRFEPLDDVVFPAVTLARTAGERGGTAPAVYNAANEVAVDAFHDGRLRFPDIVSTVAHVLDRHDVPSKAHLTVDDVLAADSWARAEAAALI; from the coding sequence GTGACTGCCCGCGACATCGTGATCCTCGGCTCGACCGGGTCCATCGGCACCCAGGCGCTCGACCTCGTCCGCGCCCACCCCGACCGGTTCCGCGTGGTCGGCCTGACGGCCGGCGGGTCCAACCCCGAGCTGTTCGAGGCCCAGGTCGCGGAGTTCGCGCCGGCGTACTCCGGGCTGGGGGAGGAGGCGTCCACCGAGGCCGCCGGACGACCCTGCGACGTCGTGCTCAACGGCATCACCGGAGCCGTCGGCCTCCGCCCCACCCTCGCCGCCCTCGACGCCGGCACCACGCTGGCCCTCGCCAACAAGGAGTCGCTCATCATCGGCGGCCCGCTGGTGAAGGAGCGCGCCCGCCCGGGCCAGATCGTGCCGGTCGACTCCGAGCACAGCGCCATCGCCCAGAGCCTCCGTGCCGGCTCCGCCGAGGAGGTACGACGCCTCGTCCTCACCGCCTCCGGTGGCCCGTTCCGCGGTCGCACGGGCGAGGAGCTCGCCGACGTCACCCCGGAGCAGGCGCTGGCGCACCCCAACTTCGCGATGGGCCGGGTGATCACCACCAACTCCGCGACGCTGGTCAACAAGGGCCTCGAGGTCATCGAGGCGCACCTGCTCTTCGACATCCCCTTCGACCGCATCGACGTCGTCGTCCACCCGCAGCAGCTCATCCACTCGATGGTCGAGTTCGTCGACGGCGCGGTGGTGGCCCAGCTCGGCCTGCCCACCATGCTGGTCCCGATCTCCCTCGGGATGGGCTGGCCCGACCGGGTCCCCGACGCCGAGACGCCGATCGACTGGACCCGGGCGGCGGACTGGCGCTTCGAGCCCCTCGACGACGTGGTCTTCCCCGCCGTCACCCTCGCCCGGACCGCGGGGGAGCGCGGCGGCACCGCGCCCGCCGTCTACAACGCCGCCAACGAGGTCGCCGTCGACGCCTTCCACGACGGCCGGCTGCGCTTCCCCGACATCGTTTCCACGGTGGCACACGTCCTGGACCGTCACGACGTACCATCGAAGGCGCACCTCACCGTCGACGACGTCCTCGCCGCGGACTCCTGGGCGCGAGCCGAGGCCGCAGCCCTCATCTGA
- a CDS encoding M50 family metallopeptidase: MSALLYTLGVVAFVLAILVSIGLHEFGHLVPAKKFGCKVPQWFIGFGPTVWSKQIGDTEYGVKAIPLGGYVKIVGMLPPGAEDLVEETTYDEDGEAVHKVRRSNTGLFTQLISDARAAEWEYVKQHETDRLFYRLPWWKKVIVMAGGPMVNIAIAFGLFVLLFATYGNPRDEVVEPVVAAVPACVVPVEEQGRACAADDPPTPAKEAGLRAGDEILSFNGTPFSDWDSLQSQIRANADGDAVIEVRRGDEQLTLTTNTTVTLRQTSMEDQTLTEVGFLGVQPETRLETGGVVYTAIQMETMTVETVKALGQLPVKVYEVGRAIVGLQERDPESPVSIVGGGRFAGEAAASEAFPLTEKVVTLLFLIASFNFFIGMFNFVPLLPLDGGHIAGALYEGLKRGIARLLGRPDPGHVDVAKLLPVAYVVGLAMLVMGVVLIVADIVVPLRLS, from the coding sequence ATGTCCGCCCTGCTCTACACCCTGGGTGTCGTCGCCTTCGTCCTGGCGATCCTCGTCTCGATCGGGCTGCACGAGTTCGGGCACCTCGTGCCCGCGAAGAAGTTCGGCTGCAAGGTGCCCCAGTGGTTCATCGGCTTCGGCCCCACGGTGTGGAGCAAGCAGATCGGTGACACCGAGTACGGCGTCAAGGCGATCCCGCTCGGCGGCTACGTCAAGATCGTCGGGATGCTGCCCCCCGGCGCCGAGGACCTCGTCGAGGAGACGACGTACGACGAGGACGGCGAGGCGGTCCACAAGGTCCGCCGCTCCAACACGGGCCTCTTCACCCAGCTGATCTCCGACGCGCGAGCAGCGGAGTGGGAGTACGTCAAGCAGCACGAGACCGACCGGCTCTTCTACCGCCTCCCGTGGTGGAAGAAGGTGATCGTGATGGCGGGCGGGCCGATGGTCAACATCGCCATCGCGTTCGGCCTGTTCGTCCTGCTCTTCGCGACCTACGGCAACCCGCGCGACGAGGTCGTCGAGCCGGTCGTGGCCGCCGTGCCCGCGTGCGTGGTGCCCGTCGAGGAGCAGGGCCGCGCCTGCGCCGCCGACGACCCGCCCACGCCCGCGAAGGAGGCCGGGCTCCGGGCCGGCGACGAGATCCTCAGCTTCAACGGCACGCCCTTCAGCGACTGGGACAGCCTCCAGTCGCAGATCCGCGCGAACGCCGACGGCGACGCCGTCATCGAGGTACGACGCGGCGACGAGCAGCTCACGCTGACCACCAACACCACCGTCACGCTGCGCCAGACCTCGATGGAGGACCAGACCCTCACCGAGGTGGGCTTCCTCGGCGTGCAGCCCGAGACCCGGCTCGAGACCGGCGGCGTCGTCTACACCGCGATCCAGATGGAGACGATGACCGTCGAGACGGTCAAGGCTCTCGGCCAGCTGCCGGTCAAGGTCTACGAGGTCGGGCGCGCCATCGTCGGCCTGCAGGAGCGCGACCCCGAGAGCCCGGTGTCGATCGTGGGTGGCGGCCGCTTCGCCGGCGAGGCGGCGGCCAGCGAGGCCTTCCCGCTCACCGAGAAGGTCGTCACGCTGCTGTTCCTCATCGCCAGCTTCAACTTCTTCATCGGCATGTTCAACTTCGTGCCGCTGCTGCCCCTCGACGGTGGCCACATCGCGGGGGCGCTCTACGAAGGCCTCAAGCGGGGCATCGCCCGGCTCCTCGGCCGCCCCGATCCTGGTCACGTCGACGTCGCCAAGCTGCTGCCGGTGGCCTACGTCGTGGGGCTCGCGATGCTGGTCATGGGCGTGGTCCTGATCGTCGCCGACATCGTCGTACCGCTGCGCCTGAGCTGA
- the ispG gene encoding flavodoxin-dependent (E)-4-hydroxy-3-methylbut-2-enyl-diphosphate synthase, with product MTSVGLGMPALPPPVLAPRRKTRQIKVGSVGVGSDSPISVQSMTTTLTSDVNATLQQIAELTATGCDIVRVACPSQDDADALPEIAQHSQIPVIADIHFQPKYVFAAIDAGCAAVRVNPGNIRKFDDQVKEIARAAKDRGTSIRIGVNAGSLDKRILDKYGKATPEALVESAVWEASLFEEHDFHDFKISVKHNDPVVMVRAYELLAAAGDWPLHLGVTEAGPAFQGTIKSSVAFGHLLSKGIGDTIRVSLSAPPVEEVKVGLQILESLNLKPRRLEIVSCPSCGRAQVDVYKLAEEVTAGLDGLEVPLRVAVMGCVVNGPGEAREADLGVASGNGKGQIFVKGEVVKTVPESQIVETLIEEAMRIAEGMEPVDGAEATVSVS from the coding sequence ATGACTTCCGTCGGCTTGGGCATGCCTGCGCTCCCGCCCCCCGTCCTGGCCCCCCGCCGCAAGACCCGCCAGATCAAGGTGGGCTCGGTGGGTGTCGGCAGCGACTCGCCGATCTCGGTCCAGTCGATGACCACGACGCTGACCTCCGACGTCAACGCCACCCTCCAGCAGATCGCCGAGCTCACCGCGACGGGCTGCGACATCGTGCGCGTCGCGTGCCCGAGCCAGGACGACGCCGACGCGTTGCCGGAGATCGCCCAGCACTCGCAGATCCCGGTCATCGCCGACATCCACTTCCAGCCCAAGTACGTCTTCGCCGCCATCGACGCCGGCTGCGCGGCGGTGCGGGTCAACCCGGGCAACATCCGCAAGTTCGACGACCAGGTCAAGGAGATCGCGCGGGCCGCCAAGGACCGCGGCACCTCGATCCGCATCGGCGTCAACGCCGGTTCGCTCGACAAGCGGATCCTCGACAAGTACGGCAAGGCCACCCCCGAGGCGCTCGTCGAGTCCGCGGTGTGGGAGGCCAGCCTCTTCGAGGAGCACGACTTCCACGACTTCAAGATCTCGGTCAAGCACAACGACCCGGTCGTGATGGTCCGGGCCTACGAGCTGCTGGCCGCGGCCGGCGACTGGCCGCTGCACCTCGGTGTCACCGAGGCCGGCCCCGCGTTCCAGGGCACCATCAAGTCCTCGGTCGCCTTCGGCCACCTGCTCAGCAAGGGCATCGGCGACACGATCCGCGTCTCGCTGTCCGCGCCGCCGGTCGAGGAGGTCAAGGTGGGCCTCCAGATCCTGGAGTCGCTCAACCTCAAGCCGCGCCGCCTCGAGATCGTCTCCTGCCCGTCCTGCGGCCGCGCCCAGGTCGACGTCTACAAGCTCGCCGAGGAGGTCACCGCCGGCCTCGACGGCTTGGAGGTGCCGCTGCGCGTCGCCGTCATGGGCTGCGTCGTCAACGGTCCCGGCGAGGCGCGCGAGGCCGACCTCGGTGTCGCCTCGGGCAACGGTAAGGGCCAGATCTTCGTCAAGGGCGAGGTCGTCAAGACCGTCCCCGAGTCGCAGATCGTGGAGACCCTCATCGAGGAGGCCATGCGCATCGCCGAGGGCATGGAACCGGTCGACGGCGCGGAGGCCACCGTCAGCGTCTCCTGA
- a CDS encoding GNAT family N-acetyltransferase, whose amino-acid sequence MLRTREQVRVLGPGDRDAFIALAEQDPVVNVFADYRARLTNLDERWLGGQVWGRFEGDRLVAGCHLGANLVPVQCTRDDVGAFADVALRRRNTVGTIVGPAAVVAALWEQIEPRWATPREIRPDQPHLEMGRVPTIAADPGVRVTTPQDLDRLYPACVAMYTEEVGVSPENDAGGGDLYRARIQQLIGRGWSMASFDDQGVVFKAEIACVTPYAAQVQGVWVRPDRRGEGLSTSGMAAVVSHVVSSGVAPVVSLYVNEWNTAARAAYARVGFEQTATFATLMF is encoded by the coding sequence GTGCTGAGGACCCGCGAGCAGGTGCGCGTGCTGGGCCCGGGCGACCGGGACGCCTTTATCGCGCTCGCGGAGCAGGACCCCGTCGTCAACGTCTTCGCCGACTACCGCGCCCGGCTCACCAACCTCGACGAACGGTGGCTCGGCGGACAGGTGTGGGGCCGCTTCGAGGGGGACCGGCTCGTCGCGGGCTGCCACCTCGGGGCCAACCTCGTCCCGGTGCAGTGCACGCGCGACGACGTGGGCGCCTTCGCCGACGTGGCGCTCCGCCGGCGCAACACCGTCGGCACCATCGTCGGCCCCGCCGCCGTCGTGGCGGCGCTGTGGGAGCAGATCGAGCCGCGCTGGGCGACGCCGCGGGAGATCCGTCCCGACCAGCCGCACCTCGAGATGGGTCGGGTTCCGACCATTGCCGCCGACCCCGGTGTGCGGGTCACCACCCCGCAGGACCTCGACCGGCTCTACCCCGCGTGCGTGGCGATGTACACCGAGGAGGTCGGCGTCTCGCCGGAGAACGACGCGGGTGGGGGAGACCTCTACCGCGCGCGCATCCAGCAGCTGATCGGCCGCGGTTGGTCGATGGCGAGCTTCGACGACCAGGGCGTGGTCTTCAAGGCGGAGATCGCCTGCGTGACGCCGTACGCCGCCCAGGTGCAGGGCGTGTGGGTCCGCCCCGACCGTCGGGGCGAGGGGCTCTCGACGAGCGGCATGGCGGCCGTGGTCTCCCATGTCGTCTCCTCCGGCGTGGCACCGGTGGTCTCGCTCTACGTCAATGAGTGGAACACCGCCGCGCGGGCGGCCTACGCGCGGGTCGGCTTCGAGCAGACGGCGACCTTCGCGACGCTGATGTTCTAG
- a CDS encoding RNA polymerase sigma factor: MSEDRRTEGQSDQSPWDMASGAFIAWRSGDAAAMDELVATMTPILWHVVRAYGHDRQTAEDVIQATWLGFVRLHRTIEDPQAVASWLITSARRGAAAHTRAARRATPVQDETLHAALPDAESAEALAMLDDEASRLWGAVATVDERCRKLLRVVAFMDRPDYQSISQDLDMPVGSIGPTRARCLAKVRTALMKGGER, from the coding sequence ATGTCAGAGGACCGAAGGACTGAGGGGCAGTCCGACCAGTCACCGTGGGACATGGCCAGTGGGGCGTTCATCGCCTGGCGTTCGGGGGACGCCGCAGCGATGGACGAGCTGGTTGCCACGATGACGCCGATCCTGTGGCACGTGGTGCGGGCATACGGGCACGACCGCCAGACCGCCGAGGACGTGATCCAGGCGACCTGGCTCGGTTTCGTACGCCTCCACCGGACCATCGAGGACCCGCAGGCGGTCGCGTCCTGGTTGATCACCTCAGCCAGGCGCGGCGCAGCCGCACATACCAGGGCCGCGCGACGTGCGACCCCGGTGCAGGACGAGACGCTGCACGCCGCACTCCCGGACGCGGAGTCGGCCGAGGCGCTCGCGATGCTCGACGACGAGGCGTCACGGTTGTGGGGGGCCGTGGCGACCGTCGACGAGCGCTGCCGCAAGCTGCTGAGAGTCGTGGCCTTCATGGACCGCCCCGACTACCAGTCGATCAGCCAGGACCTCGACATGCCGGTCGGGAGCATCGGGCCCACGCGGGCGCGGTGTCTGGCGAAGGTCCGGACCGCTCTGATGAAAGGAGGCGAGCGATGA
- a CDS encoding S8 family peptidase, translated as MSGDWKIGDDRRRRTTDQIRAFQKANDGEVAWDTLAPADFTYVFHPDRVLVGVEDVEAFERLVAQVGDRILTGELRRDDVNLLDGEVVRYVLPERRDGQSVPEVLDLLEDNGLPRGAASPDHWVHVSPGGGGGSMCPAIEAQETGLTEPWPPVAPLEKGREVSVVVVDTGWHPPAATDPRTPWLKGVKGDDELNGPDLRPYAGHGTFIAGVVRCVAPETNVYVEGFAIGGVGGGGILESDLVVQLEEALRHDPQVINLSAGCRTRRDRPSIAMRKFHHKHLKERDCVLVAAAGNDSWAAPFWPAAFDWCVGVGSLDRDGRVSSFSNFGVSADVYALGRNVVNAFPDGTFECHETPNKGDVRVFTTGMARWSGTSFSAPVVAGLIAREISETGVSARDARDAVLARSVYDSDPTIGPHQELRQPYPGP; from the coding sequence ATGTCAGGTGACTGGAAGATCGGCGACGACCGACGACGACGTACCACCGACCAGATCCGCGCCTTCCAGAAGGCCAACGACGGTGAGGTCGCGTGGGACACGCTGGCCCCCGCCGACTTCACGTACGTCTTCCATCCCGACCGGGTCCTGGTGGGCGTCGAGGACGTCGAGGCGTTCGAGCGCCTCGTGGCCCAGGTGGGCGATCGGATCCTGACCGGCGAGCTGCGTCGCGACGACGTCAATCTGCTCGACGGCGAGGTCGTCCGCTACGTCCTGCCCGAGCGTCGTGACGGACAGTCGGTGCCCGAGGTGCTCGACCTCCTCGAGGACAACGGCCTGCCGCGCGGTGCCGCGTCACCCGACCACTGGGTGCACGTCTCCCCCGGCGGCGGCGGAGGCAGCATGTGCCCGGCGATCGAAGCCCAGGAGACCGGCCTCACCGAGCCGTGGCCGCCGGTCGCGCCGCTGGAGAAGGGCCGCGAGGTCAGCGTCGTCGTGGTCGACACCGGCTGGCACCCGCCGGCCGCGACCGACCCCCGCACCCCGTGGCTCAAGGGCGTGAAGGGCGACGACGAGCTCAACGGCCCCGACCTGCGTCCGTACGCCGGCCACGGCACGTTCATCGCCGGGGTCGTGCGGTGCGTCGCCCCGGAGACGAATGTCTACGTGGAGGGTTTCGCGATCGGTGGTGTCGGTGGCGGCGGGATCCTGGAGTCCGACCTCGTCGTGCAGCTCGAGGAGGCGCTCCGGCACGACCCGCAGGTCATCAACCTCTCGGCCGGCTGCCGCACCCGGCGCGACCGGCCCTCGATCGCGATGCGGAAGTTCCACCACAAGCACCTCAAGGAGCGCGACTGCGTGCTCGTCGCCGCTGCCGGCAACGACTCCTGGGCGGCCCCCTTCTGGCCCGCCGCCTTCGACTGGTGCGTCGGCGTCGGCTCCCTCGACCGGGACGGGCGCGTCTCCAGCTTCTCCAACTTCGGCGTGTCCGCCGACGTCTACGCGCTGGGCCGCAACGTGGTCAACGCCTTCCCCGACGGGACCTTCGAGTGCCACGAGACACCGAACAAGGGTGACGTCCGGGTCTTCACCACGGGGATGGCGCGGTGGAGCGGCACCTCGTTCTCCGCTCCGGTCGTGGCCGGCCTCATCGCCCGGGAGATCAGCGAGACGGGCGTGTCGGCACGTGACGCGCGCGACGCCGTGCTCGCCAGGTCGGTGTACGACTCCGACCCGACGATCGGCCCCCACCAGGAGCTGCGCCAGCCCTACCCCGGCCCCTGA